Proteins encoded together in one Streptomyces sp. B1I3 window:
- a CDS encoding potassium channel family protein — protein MSDRPADPVPRRFKEWDQRTQVPLLAAALLFLIGYAVRVLAPHDTQPWRDIALGLVATTWAVFVVDYGVRLRLSGLGRRFVRTHWLDTLVLLLPLLRPLRMVQLYTAVQKRRQEPRLSLYARVMSYAGLTAVLLGFSAALAVYHQEHGAPDASIRTFGDAVWWACATLTTVGYGDAVPVTPLGRLIAAVLMACGLALLGAVTGSFSSWLLQVFAREDERRPPGSG, from the coding sequence ATGAGCGACCGCCCCGCCGACCCCGTGCCCCGCCGGTTCAAGGAATGGGACCAGCGCACCCAGGTGCCGCTCCTCGCCGCGGCACTCCTCTTCCTCATCGGCTACGCGGTCCGCGTCCTCGCCCCCCACGACACCCAGCCCTGGCGGGACATCGCCCTCGGCCTGGTCGCCACCACCTGGGCGGTCTTCGTCGTGGACTACGGCGTACGGCTCCGCCTCAGCGGCCTCGGCCGGCGCTTCGTGCGCACCCACTGGCTGGACACGCTGGTCCTCCTGCTGCCCCTGCTGCGTCCGCTGCGCATGGTCCAGCTCTACACGGCGGTCCAGAAGCGCCGCCAGGAGCCACGGCTGAGCCTGTACGCCCGGGTGATGTCGTACGCGGGCCTCACGGCCGTGCTCCTGGGCTTCTCCGCCGCACTCGCCGTGTACCACCAGGAGCACGGAGCGCCGGACGCCTCGATCCGCACGTTCGGCGACGCGGTGTGGTGGGCGTGCGCGACGCTCACGACCGTGGGGTACGGGGACGCCGTACCGGTGACGCCGCTGGGGCGGCTGATCGCGGCGGTGCTGATGGCCTGCGGCCTCGCCCTGCTGGGTGCGGTGACGGGGTCGTTCTCGTCGTGGCTGCTGCAGGTGTTCGCCAGGGAGGACGAGAGGAGGCCCCCGGGGAGCGGGTAG
- a CDS encoding HIT domain-containing protein produces MLAGMTSEPEQQIGVGSPDAFQRLWTPHRMAYIQGENKPSGPGSGDGCPFCVIPSKSDEDGLVVARGERVYAVLNLYPYNGGHLMVVPYRHVADYTELTVPETAELADFTKRAMVALRAASGAHGFNIGLNQGAAAGAGIAAHLHQHVVPRWGGDTNFMPVVGNTKVLPQLLGDTRTMLAGVWPAELPAV; encoded by the coding sequence ATGCTGGCCGGCATGACGAGTGAGCCGGAGCAGCAGATCGGAGTGGGGTCGCCCGACGCGTTCCAGCGCCTGTGGACGCCCCACCGGATGGCGTACATCCAGGGCGAGAACAAGCCGAGCGGCCCGGGGTCCGGGGACGGGTGTCCCTTCTGCGTGATCCCGTCGAAGTCGGACGAGGACGGGCTGGTCGTCGCGCGCGGCGAGCGCGTCTACGCGGTGCTGAACCTGTATCCGTACAACGGGGGGCACCTGATGGTGGTGCCGTACCGGCACGTCGCCGACTACACGGAGCTGACCGTGCCGGAGACGGCCGAGCTTGCCGATTTCACCAAGCGGGCCATGGTCGCGCTGCGGGCGGCCTCAGGGGCGCACGGATTCAACATCGGGCTCAACCAGGGTGCCGCGGCCGGCGCGGGCATCGCCGCCCATCTGCACCAGCATGTGGTCCCGCGCTGGGGTGGGGACACCAACTTCATGCCGGTGGTGGGGAACACGAAGGTCCTGCCGCAGCTGCTGGGGGACACCCGGACGATGCTCGCCGGCGTGTGGCCCGCCGAGCTGCCGGCGGTCTGA
- a CDS encoding elongation factor G-like protein EF-G2, with protein MGDRTHTHTGAAGRAAAAERPASVRNVVLVGHSGSGKTTLVEALALTAGAINRAGRVEDGGTVSDHDEIERRRHRSVQLSLVPVEWEGYKINLLDTPGYADFVGELRAGLRAADAALFVVSAAQEAGAVAGTTRAVWEECAAVGMPRAVVVTHLDTARTSFDEMTRICGRIFGGEDPDAVLPLHLPVQGPEGPDGHAPLTGLTGLLTQRILDYSTGERRELPPAGDQREPLSRARDRLIEGIIAESEDETLMDHYLGGGDIDAGTLVEDLERAVARGSFHPVLTAAPAAEGARQGIGTVELLELITRGFPSPLERALPAVTTPDGSPRPAPACDPGGPLVAEVVRTASDPYVGRVSLVRVFSGTLRPDDPVHVCGHGLTGPGHEARPSHDADVRVGALFAPFGRQQRPLDRCIAGDLACVSKLGGAETGDTLSDPGGPLLMEPWAMPDPLLPLAVRAHGKADEEKLSQGLARLVAEDPTMRLEQNQDTHQVVLWCMGEAHAEVALERLRSRYGVQVDAVPHRVPLRETFASRTVGRGRHVKQSGGHGQYAVCEIEVEPLPPGTGLEFVDRVVGGSVPRQFVPSVEKGVRTQAARGVAAGHPLVDVRVTLLDGKSHAVDSSDAAFQTAGALALREAAADTRIQLLEPVADVRILIPDDYVGAVMSDLAGRRGRVVGTEQAAGERTLVRAEVPEIEIGRYAVDLRSLTHGTGRFDRAYARHEAMPPQLAERVRASQENTTSRS; from the coding sequence ATGGGCGACAGGACACATACGCACACCGGAGCCGCCGGCAGGGCGGCGGCGGCCGAGCGGCCCGCTTCCGTACGGAACGTGGTGCTGGTCGGCCACAGCGGCTCCGGCAAGACCACCCTCGTCGAGGCTCTCGCGCTGACGGCGGGAGCGATCAACCGGGCGGGCCGGGTCGAGGACGGCGGGACCGTCTCGGACCATGACGAGATCGAACGGCGTCGCCACCGCTCCGTACAGCTCTCGCTCGTCCCCGTCGAGTGGGAGGGCTACAAGATCAACTTGCTGGACACCCCCGGCTACGCGGACTTCGTCGGGGAGCTCAGGGCCGGTCTGCGAGCCGCGGACGCGGCCCTCTTCGTCGTGTCGGCGGCGCAGGAGGCCGGCGCCGTGGCGGGAACCACCCGTGCGGTGTGGGAGGAGTGCGCGGCCGTGGGGATGCCACGTGCCGTCGTCGTCACCCACCTGGACACCGCGCGCACGTCGTTCGACGAGATGACGCGGATCTGCGGGCGGATCTTCGGGGGTGAGGACCCCGACGCCGTACTGCCGCTCCACCTGCCCGTGCAGGGGCCCGAGGGCCCGGACGGGCACGCCCCGCTCACCGGGCTCACCGGCCTGCTCACCCAGCGGATCCTCGACTACTCCACCGGGGAGCGCCGCGAGCTCCCGCCCGCCGGTGACCAGCGCGAACCACTGTCACGCGCCCGTGACCGGCTCATCGAGGGGATCATCGCCGAGAGCGAGGACGAGACGCTGATGGACCACTACCTCGGCGGCGGGGACATCGACGCCGGGACACTCGTGGAGGATCTGGAACGTGCCGTCGCACGCGGCTCCTTCCACCCCGTCCTCACGGCGGCGCCGGCCGCCGAGGGCGCCCGTCAGGGCATCGGCACGGTCGAGCTCCTCGAACTGATCACCCGGGGCTTCCCCTCCCCCCTGGAGCGCGCGCTCCCCGCCGTCACCACCCCCGACGGCTCCCCACGCCCCGCCCCGGCCTGCGATCCCGGGGGCCCGCTGGTCGCCGAGGTCGTGAGGACGGCGTCCGACCCCTACGTCGGGCGGGTCTCCCTCGTCCGCGTCTTCTCCGGCACACTGCGCCCCGACGACCCCGTCCACGTGTGCGGCCACGGTCTCACCGGCCCCGGGCACGAAGCGCGTCCCAGCCATGACGCCGATGTGCGTGTCGGCGCGCTCTTCGCCCCGTTCGGCCGGCAGCAGCGCCCTCTGGACCGCTGCATCGCCGGTGACCTGGCATGCGTGTCGAAGCTGGGAGGGGCGGAGACCGGCGACACCCTCTCGGACCCCGGTGGCCCCCTGCTGATGGAGCCGTGGGCCATGCCGGACCCGCTGCTGCCGCTGGCGGTACGCGCCCACGGCAAGGCCGACGAGGAGAAGCTGTCCCAGGGGCTGGCCCGGCTGGTCGCCGAGGACCCGACGATGCGGCTGGAACAGAACCAGGACACGCATCAGGTCGTCCTGTGGTGCATGGGCGAGGCCCACGCCGAGGTGGCGCTGGAACGCCTGCGCAGCCGGTACGGCGTGCAGGTGGACGCCGTACCCCACCGGGTCCCCCTGCGCGAGACGTTCGCCTCCCGCACCGTCGGCCGCGGCCGGCACGTGAAACAGTCCGGCGGCCACGGCCAGTACGCCGTCTGCGAGATCGAGGTGGAGCCGCTGCCGCCCGGTACGGGCCTCGAATTCGTCGACAGGGTGGTCGGCGGCTCGGTGCCCCGGCAGTTCGTCCCGTCCGTCGAGAAGGGCGTGCGCACCCAGGCCGCCCGCGGTGTGGCGGCGGGACACCCGCTCGTCGACGTGCGCGTCACCCTGCTCGACGGCAAGTCGCACGCGGTGGACTCCTCCGACGCCGCCTTCCAGACAGCGGGCGCGCTGGCCCTGCGCGAGGCCGCGGCCGACACCAGGATCCAGCTCCTCGAACCGGTCGCCGACGTGCGGATCCTGATCCCGGACGACTACGTGGGCGCCGTCATGAGCGACCTCGCGGGACGGCGGGGCCGAGTGGTCGGCACCGAGCAGGCGGCCGGAGAACGCACGCTCGTACGCGCCGAGGTGCCCGAGATCGAGATCGGCAGATACGCCGTCGACCTGCGCTCCCTGACGCACGGCACGGGCCGGTTCGACCGGGCGTACGCCCGGCACGAAGCCATGCCTCCCCAGCTCGCCGAACGCGTCCGCGCATCGCAGGAAAACACCACAAGCAGAAGCTAG
- the pgsA gene encoding phosphatidylinositol phosphate synthase → MLNKYARAFFTRVLTPFAALLLRLGVSPDAVTLVGTAGVMAGALVFFPMGEFFWGTIVITVFVFSDLVDGNMARQAGISSRWGAFLDSTLDRVADGAIFAGFALWYAGDGDDTMLCAVAIFCLASGQVVSYTKARGESIGLPVAVNGLVERAERLVISLVAAGLAGLHGFGVPGIQVLLPIALWIVAVGSLVTLVQRVVTVRRESAEADAAAATAGGTADQGSEAAQ, encoded by the coding sequence ATGCTGAACAAGTACGCGCGTGCATTTTTTACGCGTGTCCTCACACCGTTCGCCGCTCTGCTGCTCCGTCTCGGGGTCAGTCCCGACGCGGTCACGCTCGTCGGTACGGCCGGAGTGATGGCGGGTGCGCTGGTCTTCTTCCCCATGGGGGAGTTCTTCTGGGGCACGATCGTCATCACCGTCTTCGTCTTCTCGGACCTGGTCGACGGCAACATGGCCCGGCAGGCCGGGATCTCCAGCCGGTGGGGCGCGTTCCTGGACTCGACGCTCGACCGGGTGGCGGACGGGGCGATCTTCGCCGGGTTCGCGCTCTGGTACGCGGGCGACGGCGACGACACCATGCTGTGCGCGGTCGCGATCTTCTGTCTGGCCAGCGGCCAGGTGGTCTCGTACACGAAGGCGCGCGGTGAGTCGATCGGCCTGCCGGTCGCGGTGAACGGGCTGGTGGAGCGTGCCGAGCGGCTGGTGATCTCGTTGGTCGCGGCCGGCCTCGCCGGGCTGCACGGCTTCGGCGTACCCGGAATCCAGGTCCTGCTGCCGATCGCGCTGTGGATCGTCGCGGTGGGCAGTCTGGTGACGCTGGTCCAGCGGGTGGTGACCGTGCGCAGGGAGTCGGCCGAGGCCGACGCCGCTGCCGCCACCGCGGGCGGGACGGCGGACCAGGGGAGCGAGGCCGCGCAGTGA
- a CDS encoding phosphatidylinositol mannoside acyltransferase, with the protein MSGTGSDLKGRLTDGLYGLGWGAVKKLPEPVAAALFRTLADQVWKRRGKSVLRLESNLARVVPDADAARLAELSKAGMRSYMRYWMESFRLPTWSPQRIKASIHVRDIHRITDALDSGQGVVVALPHLGNWDLAGAWATTDLKVPFTTVAERLKPESLYDRFVAYRQGLGMEVLPHNGGAAFGTLARRLRAGGLVCLVADRDLSASGVEVNFFGDTARMPAGPALLAQQTGALLLPVTLWYDGTSVMQGQIHPPVAVPETGTRIEKTSSMTQAMADAFATGIAEHPEDWHMLQRLWLSDLDPQGEAP; encoded by the coding sequence GTGAGCGGCACGGGATCCGACCTGAAGGGGCGGCTGACCGACGGGCTGTACGGGCTCGGCTGGGGCGCGGTCAAGAAGCTTCCCGAGCCGGTCGCGGCGGCGCTCTTCCGCACCCTGGCCGACCAGGTGTGGAAGCGGCGCGGGAAGTCCGTGCTGCGCCTGGAGTCGAACCTCGCCAGGGTGGTGCCCGACGCGGACGCCGCCCGGCTCGCCGAGCTGTCGAAGGCCGGCATGCGCTCGTACATGCGCTACTGGATGGAGTCCTTCCGGCTGCCGACCTGGAGTCCGCAGCGGATCAAGGCGTCCATACACGTCCGTGACATCCACCGCATCACCGACGCTCTCGACTCGGGCCAGGGGGTCGTCGTCGCGCTGCCGCACCTGGGGAACTGGGACCTGGCGGGAGCATGGGCCACCACGGACCTGAAGGTGCCCTTCACGACGGTCGCCGAGCGGCTCAAGCCGGAAAGCCTCTACGACCGGTTCGTGGCCTACCGCCAGGGCCTGGGCATGGAGGTCCTGCCGCACAACGGAGGGGCCGCGTTCGGGACCCTGGCCCGGCGGCTGCGTGCGGGCGGGCTGGTCTGCCTCGTCGCCGACCGCGATCTGTCCGCCTCCGGCGTCGAGGTGAACTTCTTCGGCGACACCGCCCGCATGCCCGCCGGCCCGGCTCTGCTGGCCCAGCAGACCGGTGCGCTGCTGCTGCCCGTCACCCTCTGGTACGACGGCACGTCCGTGATGCAGGGGCAGATCCATCCGCCTGTCGCCGTACCGGAGACAGGCACCCGGATCGAGAAGACGTCCTCCATGACACAGGCGATGGCCGATGCCTTCGCCACCGGGATCGCCGAGCATCCGGAGGACTGGCACATGCTGCAGCGGCTCTGGCTCTCCGATCTGGATCCCCAGGGGGAAGCTCCGTGA
- a CDS encoding glycosyltransferase family 4 protein, with product MKIGIVCPYSWDVPGGVQFHIRDLAEHLIRLGHQVSVLAPADDETPLPPYVVSAGRAVPVPYNGSVARLNFGFLSAARVRRWLHDGTFDVIHIHEPASPSLGLLACWAAQGPIVATFHTSNPRSRAMIAAYPILQPALEKISARIAVSEYARRTLVEHLGGDAVLIPNGVDVGFFAGAEPKAEWQGGTLGFIGRIDEPRKGLPVLMKALPAILAARPGTRLLVAGRGDEEEAVASLPEEMRGRVEFLGMVSDEDKARLLRSVDVYVAPNTGGESFGIILVEALSAGAPVLASDLEAFAQVLDQGAAGDLFANEDADALASAAIRLLADPERRAGLRKRGSAHVRRFDWSTVGADILAVYETVADGAAAVDTDERTGLRARFGLAARD from the coding sequence GTGAAGATCGGCATCGTCTGCCCGTACTCCTGGGACGTCCCGGGCGGCGTGCAGTTCCACATCCGTGACCTGGCGGAGCACCTGATCCGCCTGGGCCACCAGGTCTCGGTGCTGGCGCCCGCCGACGACGAGACACCCCTGCCCCCGTACGTGGTGTCCGCGGGCCGGGCCGTGCCCGTCCCGTACAACGGCTCCGTGGCCCGGCTGAACTTCGGCTTCCTGTCCGCCGCGCGGGTGCGGCGCTGGCTGCACGACGGCACCTTCGACGTCATCCACATCCACGAGCCGGCCTCGCCGTCGCTGGGGCTGCTCGCCTGCTGGGCGGCGCAGGGGCCGATCGTCGCCACGTTCCACACGTCGAATCCGCGCTCCCGGGCCATGATCGCGGCCTACCCGATCCTCCAGCCGGCACTCGAGAAGATCAGCGCGCGCATCGCGGTCAGCGAGTACGCCCGCCGCACCCTGGTCGAGCACCTCGGCGGGGACGCCGTGCTCATCCCCAACGGCGTGGACGTCGGTTTCTTCGCCGGGGCCGAGCCGAAGGCCGAATGGCAGGGCGGGACGCTCGGGTTCATAGGGCGCATCGACGAACCGCGCAAGGGGCTGCCCGTCCTGATGAAGGCACTCCCCGCGATCCTCGCCGCCCGGCCGGGTACCCGGCTGCTCGTCGCGGGCCGCGGTGACGAGGAGGAGGCGGTCGCCTCACTCCCCGAGGAGATGCGCGGCCGCGTCGAGTTCCTCGGCATGGTGAGCGACGAGGACAAGGCACGGCTGCTGCGCAGCGTCGACGTGTACGTCGCGCCGAACACCGGCGGTGAGAGCTTCGGCATCATCCTGGTCGAGGCTCTGTCGGCGGGCGCGCCCGTGCTCGCCAGCGACCTGGAAGCGTTCGCGCAGGTACTCGACCAGGGCGCCGCGGGTGACCTCTTCGCCAACGAGGACGCCGACGCGCTGGCCTCGGCGGCGATCCGGCTGCTCGCCGATCCGGAGCGGCGGGCGGGACTGCGGAAGCGCGGCAGCGCGCATGTGCGCCGCTTCGACTGGTCGACTGTGGGGGCGGACATCCTCGCGGTGTACGAGACGGTGGCGGACGGGGCGGCGGCGGTGGACACGGACGAACGTACGGGGCTGCGCGCACGGTTCGGGCTGGCCGCCCGGGACTGA
- the pdxS gene encoding pyridoxal 5'-phosphate synthase lyase subunit PdxS produces the protein MSTLPRTPQSTEAPATGTARVKRGMAEQLKGGVIMDVVDAEQAKIAEDAGAVAVMALERVPADIRKDGGVARMSDPNMIEEIIQAVSIPVMAKSRIGHFVEAQVLQSLGVDYIDESEVLTPADEVNHSDKFAFTTPFVCGATNLGEALRRIAEGAAMIRSKGEAGTGNVVEAVRHLRQIKNEIARLRGYDNNELYAAAKDLRAPYELVKEVAELGKLPVVLFSAGGVATPADAALMRQLGAEGVFVGSGIFKSGDPAKRAAAIVKATTFYDDPKVIADASRNLGEAMVGINCDTLPEAERYANRGW, from the coding sequence GTGTCCACGCTTCCCCGTACCCCGCAGTCAACCGAGGCCCCGGCCACCGGCACCGCCCGCGTCAAGCGCGGCATGGCCGAACAGCTCAAGGGCGGCGTGATCATGGACGTCGTCGACGCCGAGCAGGCGAAGATCGCCGAGGACGCGGGAGCCGTGGCCGTCATGGCGCTGGAGCGGGTCCCCGCCGACATCCGCAAGGACGGCGGCGTGGCCCGGATGTCGGACCCCAACATGATCGAAGAGATCATCCAGGCCGTCTCCATCCCCGTCATGGCCAAGTCCCGCATCGGCCACTTCGTCGAGGCCCAGGTGCTGCAGTCCCTCGGCGTCGACTACATCGACGAGTCGGAGGTCCTGACCCCGGCCGACGAGGTCAACCACAGCGACAAGTTCGCCTTCACCACGCCGTTCGTCTGCGGCGCCACCAACCTGGGCGAGGCGCTGCGCCGCATCGCCGAGGGTGCCGCGATGATCCGCTCGAAGGGCGAGGCAGGCACCGGCAACGTCGTCGAGGCCGTCCGCCACCTGCGCCAGATCAAGAACGAGATCGCCCGGCTGCGCGGCTACGACAACAACGAGCTGTACGCCGCCGCCAAGGACCTCCGCGCCCCCTACGAGCTGGTCAAGGAGGTCGCCGAGCTCGGCAAGCTGCCCGTCGTCCTCTTCTCGGCCGGTGGCGTGGCCACGCCGGCGGACGCGGCCCTGATGCGCCAGCTCGGCGCCGAGGGCGTCTTCGTGGGCTCCGGCATCTTCAAGTCCGGCGACCCCGCCAAGCGTGCCGCCGCCATCGTCAAGGCCACCACCTTCTACGACGACCCGAAGGTCATCGCGGACGCCTCCCGCAACCTGGGCGAGGCCATGGTCGGGATCAACTGCGACACCCTGCCCGAGGCCGAGCGCTACGCCAACCGCGGCTGGTAA
- the pdxT gene encoding pyridoxal 5'-phosphate synthase glutaminase subunit PdxT codes for MTDTPVIGVLALQGDVREHLIALASADALARPVRRPEELAEVDGLVIPGGESTTMSKLAVLFGMLEPLRERVAAGMPVYGTCAGMILLADKILDPRSGQETVGGIDMIVRRNAFGRQNESFEAAVDVDGVPGGPVEGVFIRAPWVESVGARAEVVAVHGGHIVAVRQGNALATSFHPELTGDHRVHALFTDMVRAVG; via the coding sequence ATGACCGACACCCCTGTCATCGGCGTCCTGGCACTCCAGGGCGACGTACGGGAACACCTGATCGCCCTGGCCTCGGCCGACGCCCTGGCCAGGCCGGTCCGGCGTCCCGAGGAGCTCGCCGAGGTCGACGGACTCGTCATACCCGGCGGCGAATCCACCACGATGTCCAAGCTGGCGGTCCTCTTCGGCATGCTGGAACCGCTGCGGGAGCGGGTCGCCGCCGGCATGCCGGTCTACGGCACCTGCGCCGGGATGATCCTGCTCGCCGACAAGATCCTGGACCCGCGCTCGGGTCAGGAGACGGTCGGCGGGATCGACATGATCGTGCGCCGTAACGCTTTCGGGCGGCAGAACGAGTCCTTCGAGGCGGCCGTCGACGTCGACGGAGTGCCCGGGGGGCCCGTCGAGGGCGTCTTCATCCGGGCTCCCTGGGTGGAATCGGTGGGCGCCCGCGCGGAGGTCGTCGCGGTGCACGGCGGGCACATCGTGGCCGTACGCCAGGGAAACGCCCTCGCCACGTCGTTCCACCCGGAGCTGACCGGGGACCACCGGGTGCACGCACTCTTCACCGACATGGTGCGCGCCGTGGGCTGA
- a CDS encoding YebC/PmpR family DNA-binding transcriptional regulator, which produces MSGHSKWATTKHKKAVIDAKRGKLFAKMIKNIEVAARTGGADVSGNPTLFDAIQKAKKSSVPNKNIDSAVKRGAGLEAGGADYETIMYEGYGPNGVAVLIECLTDNRNRAASDVRVAMTRNGGSMADPGSVSYLFNRKGVVIVPKGELGEDDVLGAVLDAGAEEVNDLGDTYEVLSEATDMVAVRTALQDAGIDYDSAEANFVPTMQVELDEEGARKIFKLIDALEDSDDVQNVFANFDVSDEVMEKVDA; this is translated from the coding sequence ATGTCCGGCCACTCTAAATGGGCTACGACGAAGCACAAGAAGGCCGTGATCGACGCCAAGCGCGGCAAGCTCTTCGCGAAGATGATCAAGAACATCGAGGTCGCGGCCCGCACGGGCGGCGCGGACGTGTCCGGCAACCCGACCCTCTTCGACGCCATCCAGAAGGCCAAGAAGAGCTCGGTCCCGAACAAGAACATCGACTCGGCGGTCAAGCGCGGTGCCGGCCTCGAGGCCGGCGGTGCCGACTACGAGACGATCATGTACGAGGGTTACGGCCCGAACGGCGTCGCGGTGCTCATCGAGTGCCTCACCGACAACCGCAACCGTGCCGCGTCCGACGTCCGTGTCGCCATGACCCGCAACGGCGGTTCGATGGCTGACCCGGGATCGGTCTCGTACCTGTTCAACCGCAAGGGCGTCGTGATCGTCCCCAAGGGTGAGCTGGGCGAGGACGACGTGCTCGGGGCCGTGCTCGACGCAGGCGCCGAGGAGGTCAACGACCTCGGTGACACCTACGAGGTGCTCAGCGAGGCCACCGACATGGTCGCGGTCCGCACCGCGCTGCAGGACGCCGGCATCGACTACGACTCGGCCGAGGCCAACTTCGTCCCGACCATGCAGGTCGAGCTGGACGAAGAGGGCGCGCGCAAGATCTTCAAGCTGATCGACGCGCTGGAGGACAGCGACGACGTGCAGAACGTCTTCGCCAACTTCGACGTCTCCGACGAGGTCATGGAGAAGGTCGACGCCTGA
- the ruvC gene encoding crossover junction endodeoxyribonuclease RuvC: MRVLGVDPGLTRCGVGVVEGVAGRPLTMAGVGVVRTPADAELGHRLVAIEEGIERWLDEYRPEFVAVERVFSQHNVRTVMGTAQASAVAMLCASRRGIPVALHTPSEVKAAVTGSGRADKAQVGAMVTRLLRLDAPPKPADAADALALAICHIWRAPAQNRLQQAVAAHRTLKGRTA, translated from the coding sequence ATGCGGGTACTGGGCGTGGACCCGGGGCTGACCCGGTGCGGTGTCGGAGTCGTCGAGGGGGTCGCCGGCCGTCCGCTGACGATGGCCGGGGTCGGCGTGGTGCGCACGCCGGCGGACGCGGAGCTCGGCCACCGGCTGGTCGCCATCGAAGAGGGCATCGAGCGGTGGCTCGACGAGTACCGCCCCGAATTCGTCGCTGTGGAACGCGTGTTCAGCCAGCACAACGTACGTACGGTGATGGGCACCGCCCAGGCCAGCGCGGTCGCCATGCTGTGCGCCTCCCGCCGCGGGATTCCGGTCGCCCTGCACACCCCCAGTGAGGTCAAGGCCGCCGTCACCGGGTCAGGCCGTGCCGACAAGGCCCAGGTCGGGGCGATGGTGACCCGGCTGCTGCGGCTCGACGCGCCCCCGAAGCCCGCCGACGCGGCCGACGCCCTCGCCCTCGCCATCTGCCACATCTGGCGCGCACCCGCGCAGAACCGACTGCAGCAGGCTGTCGCCGCCCACCGCACGCTGAAAGGCCGTACCGCATGA
- the ruvA gene encoding Holliday junction branch migration protein RuvA: protein MIAFVSGPVAALAPSTVVVEVGGIGMAVQCTPGTLAGLRIGKEARLATSLVVREDSLTLYGFADDDERQVFELLQTASGVGPRLAQAMLATHSPDALRIAVATGDEKALTAVSGIGKKGAQKLLLELKDRLGEPVGAHIGQQGIGAAVTSSWRDQLQAALIGLGYATREADEAVAAVAPQAEAAIAGGGQAPVPQLLRAALQTLNRAR, encoded by the coding sequence ATGATCGCCTTCGTCTCCGGCCCGGTGGCCGCCCTCGCCCCCTCCACGGTCGTGGTCGAGGTCGGCGGCATCGGCATGGCCGTCCAGTGCACGCCCGGCACGCTCGCCGGCCTGCGCATCGGCAAGGAGGCCAGGCTGGCCACCTCCCTCGTCGTGCGGGAGGACTCGCTCACCCTGTACGGCTTCGCCGACGACGACGAGCGCCAGGTCTTCGAGCTCCTCCAGACCGCCAGCGGCGTCGGCCCGCGGCTCGCCCAGGCCATGCTCGCCACCCACAGCCCGGACGCGCTGCGCATCGCCGTCGCCACCGGCGACGAGAAGGCGCTCACCGCCGTGTCCGGCATCGGCAAGAAGGGCGCCCAGAAGCTCCTGCTGGAGCTCAAGGACCGGCTCGGCGAGCCCGTCGGCGCGCACATCGGCCAGCAGGGCATCGGCGCCGCCGTCACCTCCTCCTGGCGCGACCAGCTGCAGGCCGCCCTCATCGGCCTCGGTTACGCCACCCGCGAGGCCGACGAGGCCGTGGCCGCCGTGGCCCCGCAGGCGGAGGCGGCGATCGCCGGGGGTGGCCAGGCCCCCGTGCCCCAGCTGCTGCGGGCCGCCCTGCAGACACTCAACCGCGCACGCTGA